In Paenibacillus durus, the DNA window GTCTGCATTCATTAGCTTGGCCAAATCGACTGTCTCGGCCACATTGCCTGTGCCATCCTCCACAAGCCGCAGCGCTCTGCCGTCGCTCAGCAGCAGCTTCCCGTCAGACCGGGCGGCAGGCTCCCCAAAGGAAGCGCGGCCAGCGATTTGTCCTTTTCGTATGACGGCGCCATTTCTTAGCACAAAAGTGAAGTAGGCTGTATTGACATGCGGCTCGCCATAAATATTGCTGATGCGCAGAAGAAGCAGACCGCCCGGTGTGCGCTCAAATGTAAAGTCGACGACATCCAGACCGGTGCCGAGATCGGCGATTTTAAGCTTTGCGCCTTGCCGGGACGATGAATACAATTCTCCGGTATCAAGCGAAACGGAATATACGGTACCCTCGAACGTCTCCGAATAACTGCGGTATAAATGCAATCCGTTAGCTAAAAACGTGCGCTTCTTGGCATCCCAGCGGACGGTGCCCCCTTCGAGCGCTTTTACCATAAACTTCACTGGAATATAGAGCTCCTTGTTGTGAATAAAAGGAACACCTCCGATGCTAACCGGTATGCCGTCAAGCACACCGGTTCGGCTCCCGACCCGAACTGCGAAGCTTTTCTCCCAACCGGTAAATTCGGCGCGCTTATGCGTCTGATCCCAAGTGATCTTAAGCCCTGCCGCCTTGGCTGTGGAAGCGGCCAAATAGGCGATGCCGTCCTTGATGATGGCATTGCCGGAATAACCCATTGTCAGCGTGCCGCCGTTCGTGAACGTAAGCTGAACGTATGCGGGCACCGTCGATGCCTGGGCCGGTGAAGGAAGCAGAGTGCCGCTGGAAAGCAGCAGCGA includes these proteins:
- a CDS encoding copper amine oxidase N-terminal domain-containing protein; translation: MKKRLLFIPAVVSSLLLSSGTLLPSPAQASTVPAYVQLTFTNGGTLTMGYSGNAIIKDGIAYLAASTAKAAGLKITWDQTHKRAEFTGWEKSFAVRVGSRTGVLDGIPVSIGGVPFIHNKELYIPVKFMVKALEGGTVRWDAKKRTFLANGLHLYRSYSETFEGTVYSVSLDTGELYSSSRQGAKLKIADLGTGLDVVDFTFERTPGGLLLLRISNIYGEPHVNTAYFTFVLRNGAVIRKGQIAGRASFGEPAARSDGKLLLSDGRALRLVEDGTGNVAETVDLAKLMNADATQNADTLYHVEAFYSDIALIRPSNTGLLTLVDRSTGASTLLYREFFDADRQREIEEGDPWFLGDFLRFAGRSGDTLTFTYNTGHEIIKYTHILTAAPQQ